A genomic segment from Gorilla gorilla gorilla isolate KB3781 chromosome 3, NHGRI_mGorGor1-v2.1_pri, whole genome shotgun sequence encodes:
- the DRD5 gene encoding D(1B) dopamine receptor, translated as MLPPGSNGTTYPGQFALHQQLAQGNAVGGSAGAPPLGPAQVVTACLLTLLIIWTLLGNVLVCAAIVRSRHLRAKMTNVFIVSLAVSDLFVALLVMPWKAVAEVAGYWPFGAFCDVWVAFDIMCSTASILNLCVISVDRYWAISRPFRYERKMTQRMALVMVGLAWTLSILISFIPVQLNWHRDQAASWGGLDLPNNLANWTPWEEDFWEPDVRAENCDSSLNRTYAISSSLISFYIPVAIMIVTYTRIYRIAQVQIRRISSLERAAEHAQSCRSSAACAPDTSLRASIKKETKVLKTLSVIMGVFVCCWLPFFILNCMVPFCSGHPEGPPAGFPCVSETTFDVFVWFGWANSSLNPVIYAFNADFRKVFAQLLGCSHFCSRTPVETVNISNELISYNQDIVFHKEIAAAYTHMMPNAVTPGNREVDNDEEEGPFDRMSQIYQTSPDGDPVAESVWELDCEGEISLDKITPFTPNGFH; from the coding sequence ATGCTGCCGCCAGGCAGCAACGGCACCACGTACCCGGGGCAGTTCGCGCTACACCAGCAGCTGGCGCAGGGGAACGCCGTGGGGGGCTCGGCGGGGGCACCGCCACTGGGGCCCGCACAGGTGGTCACCGCCTGCCTGCTGACCCTACTCATCATCTGGACCCTGCTGGGCAACGTGCTGGTGTGCGCAGCCATCGTGCGGAGCCGCCATCTGCGCGCCAAGATGACCAACGTCTTCATCGTGTCTCTGGCCGTGTCAGACCTTTTCGTGGCGCTGCTGGTCATGCCCTGGAAGGCAGTCGCCGAGGTGGCCGGTTACTGGCCCTTTGGAGCGTTCTGCGACGTCTGGGTGGCCTTCGACATCATGTGCTCCACCGCCTCCATCCTGAACCTGTGCGTCATCAGCGTGGACCGCTACTGGGCCATCTCCAGGCCCTTCCGCTACGAGCGCAAGATGACTCAGCGCATGGCCTTGGTCATGGTCGGCCTGGCATGGACCTTGTCCATCCTCATCTCCTTCATTCCGGTCCAGCTCAACTGGCACAGGGACCAGGCGGCCTCTTGGGGCGGGCTGGACCTGCCAAACAACCTGGCCAACTGGACGCCCTGGGAGGAGGACTTTTGGGAGCCCGACGTGAGGGCAGAGAACTGTGACTCCAGCCTGAATCGAACCTACGCCATCTCTTCCTCGCTCATCAGCTTCTACATCCCCGTGGCCATCATGATCGTGACCTACACGCGCATCTACCGCATCGCCCAGGTGCAGATCCGCAGGATTTCCTCCCTGGAGAGGGCCGCAGAGCACGCGCAGAGCTGCCGGAGCAGCGCAGCCTGCGCGCCCGACACCAGCCTGCGCGCTTCCATCAAGAAGGAGACCAAGGTTCTCAAGACCCTGTCAGTGATCATGGGGGTCTTCGTGTGTTGCTGGCTGCCCTTCTTCATCCTTAACTGCATGGTCCCTTTCTGCAGTGGACACCCCGAAGGCCCTCCGGCTGGCTTCCCCTGCGTCAGTGAGACCACCTTCGACGTCTTCGTCTGGTTCGGCTGGGCTAACTCCTCACTCAACCCCGTCATCTATGCCTTCAACGCCGACTTTCGGAAGGTGTTTGCCCAGCTGCTGGGGTGCAGCCACTTCTGCTCCCGCACGCCAGTGGAGACGGTGAACATCAGCAATGAGCTCATCTCCTACAACCAAGACATCGTCTTTCACAAGGAAATCGCAGCTGCCTACACCCACATGATGCCCAACGCCGTTACCCCCGGCAACCGGGAGGTGGACAACGACGAGGAGGAGGGTCCTTTCGATCGCATGTCCCAGATCTATCAGACGTCCCCAGATGGTGACCCTGTTGCTGAGTCTGTGTGGGAGCTGGACTGCGAGGGGGAGATTTCTTTAGACAAAATAACACCTTTCACCCCGAATGGATTCCATTAA